The sequence below is a genomic window from Nostoc flagelliforme CCNUN1.
TTGCTGCCATGTTGTTTTTAGTAGGGATGCTGGTGTCACAACCCGTAATTCTTTGGGTGAAAGAAAAACGTTTTCCAGTACCTGCAACTCTTAGTGTTGATACTTGGATTGCCTTGTATTTAGTTATAAACTATACTGCTAACTTATTACCTTGGGTAAAAGTGACAAGGTGCGTTTTTATATATCACTATATGTGTGCAGTGGTGTTTATATTTTTAGCGATCGCTTGGTTTGTCGATCAGTGCCTTCGCAGTTATTATCAACAACTCCGGGCGCTAGGTGTCACCATTACTTTTATCATTCTGGCTGCTTTTATTTTCTGGATGCCCATTTATTTGGGTTTACCCCTCTCACCTCACGATTATAAACTGCGAATGTGGTTCAACTCTTGGATTTGATTGAAGAAGAATTCAGGAGTCTGAATTCAGGAATCAAAATCAAGATGCTCGATGTGATCGCTGTGCTATCCGCCATTTATACAGAACTCAATTTTGTTAGCGGTAGCGGGGCGTTTAGCCCATTCTGGTTCCTGGCTCCTGAATTCTATTTCTTAACATAGCTACACATATACAGAATTGTTTAATCAGATGGTTTTCACATTTCTTATCGCTATGTAACTTTAACGGCTGTTAGACTTTTCAAAGCGCAGGCAGATGAAACTAAGGCTGCAAAACGCAACATCAGGGCATGGGAAATTAGATACTAAGTAAAAGTGATGAATGAAAAATTATAAAATTTTTAACATTCATCAGTCTTCGTTATTATAGATACTCTAGTTTTGATGCTCCCAGACAACAGAGGAGGATCTTCATGGAAATAAACTTACAATTCCCAGGTATTAATTTAATTAGCTTGAAAGAGGCACCGATTCATATTTCTAGCCAAATTCAACCTCATGGTGTCCTGTTAGTCTTGGAGGAGCCTGAGCTAAAAATATTACAAGTTAGCACTAATACATTAAAGATTTTCGGAATTTCTCCCGAAAATATGTTGCACAAAAAACTAGAAGATTTACTAGATCCCTTTCAAATAGAGAGAATTAAAACAGGGCTATCTGGAGAAAATCTTGATTTCATCAATCCCACAAAAGTTTGGGTGCGAAAAAAAGGTGATGAATACGTAGTATTTGATGCAGTATTTCACCGCAATACCGAAGGATTTTTAATCCTGGAATTAGAACCTGCTCTTACTCAAGAAAATATTCCGTTTTTAAGCTTTTATCATCTAGCTAGAGCCTCCATCAATCAACTAGAAAAAACAGCAAATCTCCGTGACTTTTGTCAAGTTATCGTTCAAGAAGTTCGGAAAATAACGGAATTTGACAGGGTAATGTTATATAAATTCGATGATGATGGGCATGGTTCCGTTGTCGCTGAAGAAAAACTAGAAAGCCTAGAACCTTACTTAGGGCTGCATTATCCAGAGTCAGATATTCCCAAACCAGCGAGAAAATTATTTGCTGCCAATTCCATCAGAATCATCCCAGATGCTTATTCTCAGCCAGTAAAACTTTTTCCTGTCAATAATCCAATTAGCGATCGCCCCATTAATTTAACCAACTCTATTCTCAGAAGTGCTGCTTCCTGTCATACAGAGTACTTGCATAATATGGGTGTTGGTGCTTCGCTGACTATCTCTTTAATTAAAGACCAAAAACTCTGGGGACTAATTGCTTGTCATCATCAATCCCCGAAACAAGTTTCCTACGAATTGCGTAAAGCTTGCGAATTTTTAGGGCGAGTGATATTTTCAGAAATCTCGGCTAGAGAAGAGACAGAAGACTACTATCACCGGATAAATCTGACACACCTTCAATCAATCTTGATTGAAAACATGTCTCAAGAAGAAAACTTCATTGATGGTTTAGTTAAAAATCCACAGCATCTTTTAGATTTGGCCAGCGCTCAAGGTGCAGCTGTGTGTTTTGGTGGAAATTGCACAGTAGTTGGTGAAACACCTAGAGAAGAAGACCTGAATTTTCTAGTTCAATGGCTGAAGAATAATGTTGAGGAAGAAGTATTTTATACAGATTCCTTACCACAAATTTATCCAGATGCCGAAGGTTTTAAAAATGTCGCTAGTGGTTTGTTAGCAATTCCCATCGCCAAGCGGAATTATGTTTTGTGGTTCCGACCGGAAGTAATTCAAACTGTAAATTGGGGTGGCGATCCTAATAAGGCGTTTGAAGTTAGCCAGTCAGAAGGAAATGTCCGTCTATGTCCACGCAAATCATTTGAACTGTGGAAAGAAACGGTTCGCTTGACATCTTTACCTTGGAAAGATGTAGAAGTTAAAGCAGCATTGGAACTGCGGAAAGCAATCGTTAATATTGTGCTGCGTCAAGCCGATGAACTAGCCCAGTTAGCGCAGGATTTAGAACGTTCTAACGCCGAATTGAAAAAGTTTGCCTACGTCGCCTCCCATGACTTGCAAGAACCGCTCAATCAAGTTGTTAATTACGTGCAACTGTTAGAGATGCGGTATAGCGAAGAACTTGACGAAGATGCTCAGGAGTTTATTAGCTATGCTGTGCAGGGAGTTAGCCTGATGCAGACGTTGATTGATGATGTGCTGGCATACTCGAAAGTGGATATGCAAGCGATCGCATTTCAAATGAACGATGTAGAGACATCCTTAATGCGGGGGTTGGGCAATTTGCGTCAACGCATTAATGAAACTGGGGCTACTATCACCCACGATCCCTTACCCGTAGTTATGGCTGACAGCACCCAACTGATGCAGCTATTCCAAAACCTCATCGGTAACGCCATCAAGTTCCACAGTGACCAGCCGCCACAAATCCATGTGGGAGCAGAAAGGATAGAAGATGCATGGCTTTTCTCAGTTCGGGATAATGGAATTGGCATTGACCCAAAATTTAGCGATCGCATTTTCGTAATTTTTCAGCGCTTACACACGCGGGATGAATATACTGGTACAGGTATGGGTTTAGCGATCTGTAAGAAGATTGTCGAATGTCACCGGGGGCGGATCTGGGTAGAGTCAGAACTAGGTGAAGGCGCAACCTTCTACTTTACGATTCCAGTTGGAGGACGCGAACTTGAGCGTAGAAACGGGAGAAAGACACAAAACCATCTTTTTGGTCGAGGACAATAAAGCTGATATTCGCTTAATCCAAGAAGCGTTGAAAAATAGTTCAGTGCCCTACCAAGTGGTAACGGTCAGGGATGGTATAGATGCTATGGCTTATTTACGCCAAGAAGGTGAATATGCTGACGCATCACGCCCTGACCTTATTCTGTTGGATTTGAATTTACCTAAAAAAGATGGTCGAGAAGTGCTGGCGGAAATTAAAGCTGACCCAGTACTAAAACGCATTCCAGTTGTTGTGCTAACAACCTCAAAAAATGAGGATGACATTTTTCACAGCTACGATTTACATGTGAATTGCTATATTACTAAATCTCGCAACCTCAACCAATTATTTCAAATCGTCAAGAGTATTGAAGATTTTTGGCTCTCTACTGTGACACTACCATCGGAGTGAGGCAGGGGAGGCAGAGGGGCAGGGAGCAGGGGGCAGGGGGAGGAGAGGAAGAATTATTGATTAATGACCAATGACAAACGACAAATGACAAGATAGAGCAGCAATAGGGGGTGAAACCTGAAGATTATGGTTGTGAGCTACTCAGTAAAAATCTTGTTAATTGAGGATAATCTAGCTTCTGCTAGGTTGTTGCAAGAGTTTCTGACACAAGCCCAGTCCCAAGAGTTTACTCTGGTTCATGTGACGCGATTGGGGGAAGCACTTCAGGAACTAAGTAAATGTAATTATGATGTGATTTTATTAGATTTAACTCTACCTGACAGCCAAGGATTGTCATCTCTACCTCCTCTAATTGGTCAAGCACCAAGCATACCGATTGTTGTCCTAACCAATACAAATGACGAAGAACTGGCAATTGAAGCAGTGCGACAGGGGGCGCAAGATTATCTAGTCAAGCGCCAGGTAAATGTAGATGTGTTAGTGCGATCGCTACGTTATGCGATCGAGCGTAAGCAGGTTTTAGAATCATTACGCACAGTCAATGAAACGTTACAAACCCGGGTTGAAGAACGAACTGCGGAACTGGTGAAAGCTAATGAACTTAACCAGTTCAAATCTGAATTTGTCTCAATGCTCTCTCATGACATCCGCAATCCCCTAAATACTATTCTCTTGGCTGCTGGTTTGCTACAAAACCAAGATGAAAGACTGACCAAAGAGAAAAAACTGAATCATTTACAAATGATTCGCTCGGCAATCAAAAACATGGCAAAGCTATTAGATGAAGTTACATTCATCGGCAAAGCTGATTCCGGTAGACTGGGGTATGACCTGATCTGCTTAGATTTAGAAGCTTTTTGTCGCCAAATGGTTGAAGAAGTTCGATTGCTCGCAAATGAGAAGCATCTGACTTTGGTATTCGCCAGTTTTGGGCAATTAGACGAAGCACTATGGGATGAAAGCTTACTGCGGCATATTTTGGGCAATTTACTTAGTAATGCGATTAAGTATTCACTACCGGGCGGCATAGTGCGTTTTGAACTAATTGGTCAGGAAAAAGCGGTAATTTTCCGAGTTCAAGATTGGGGAATTGGCATTCCTCAAGAAAACCAAAAGCGACTGTTTCAGCCTTTTCGACGTGCGGACAATGTTGGAACCATTCCTGGCACTGGCTTGGGGTTAGCGATCGCCAAAAAATGTGTCGATGCACAGGGAGGCGAGATTGTAGTCAATAGTCAAGTTGGAGTAGGTACAACTTTTACCGTTACCCTTCCTTTACTAGAAGTTTAAGCGGTTACAGCAATTTTCACATCTGGGGAATACAAAATCATTGTTGGGGCACAATATATTGTGCCCTTTGTTATGACTTTTTTCTCTGCTTAAAGGAAATTTATCTTTACAAAAACTTTACTAAAATTTAGCGACTATTTTCGGAATTTATAAATTGGATTTGTAGCCTAATTTATATCTACAAAAGCAATATTCCACAAAAATTGTCAGAAACATAACTTAACTAAATTATTTTTTGCATAAAATAAAAACTAAAAGGTGATAAGTACTACATTTGCAAGAATAATTATTTTTTGCAATATTTCTACTTAATTTAGAGATAATTGCCAAATTATGAATTTTTAATAAGATATTCGTGTGTCCACAAATCTAGTTAATCATACGTATATGTTCGAGTTCAACTTGAAAAATGAAACAAAATATATACAAGTAACTAACGGTAAGTACTTAACATCATTTCAGCGTAAATTACTGCTAGTAAGTTTGGAAAAAAGTTTACCTGAATCTTACCGACAACGTATTGAAATCATGTTGTTGGCAGATGAGGGAAAATCCCAAACAGAAATTTGTCAAATTTTGGGGTGTTGTCCAGCTACAGCAAGGCATTGGATGCACATAGCCCGGACAGGGATGGCCCACCAATGGCAAGATTGCCCTATTGGTCGCCCGAAGGCAGTAAATGAGGAGTATTTAGAACGTTTAAAAGAACTGATTAAAAGTAGTCCCCGCGATCATGGCTATGCTTTTCGTCGGTGGACAACAAACTGGCTAGGGAAACATCTAGCGAAAGAATTTGGGATTGAGGTGAGCGAGCGCCATATCAAGCGACTGCTCAAACAGATGGGATTATCCACACTACCAAAACCCAGCAATTCTGAAGCAAACAACAATAGACCTCTTGCATAATTATTTTGTGGTATGGTTAAGGGTTTATAAAAAATCCATATCAGAATCTATACAGAGAATTTTTGTTACCTCATTAGGATGTCTGATAGAGATAGAAAGCAAATTTTTTAAATCCCCCATTATACCATAATTTATTTTTGCAAGAGGTCTAATGAGCAGGCTAAGAGTTCCAACATCTTCATTAGTGACCTGAAATCAGCAGCTATCCCAGATGATTCAGAATTTTTGTCTCTGAACTTCGCAACATTAGGAAAGGATTCAGACATCTATGGCGCAAGATATATCTGCTCAGTTGGTTTCTCTGGAACAGTTCAACAATACTCTGGGTTATTCTCTTTCGAGAGAGGAATTTCAACACTGTCTTCAACAAGTTAAATTTATCAACCCGAAAGTCGGCAAATTCTGGCAAGGAACTGATGCTCAACCAGGAATCTATATTGCGATCGCTGGTAAGGTCAGGTTGCTAGATAGCGCCGATGAACTAATTGCCACTTTAGAGGCAGGTGATTCATTTGGGGAATTTACCTTGTTTAAGGAGGGAGACTTTAAAGCTTACGCTGCTAGGGCTTCAGTCAACTTGCAACTATGCTTTGTTCCGGCTGAAATTTTATGGCCATTGATGGCTAAATATCCCCAAATTCGGGAGCATTTGTGGGCTAAAGCGCGATCGCGTAATCCCCAACAGGTGGACTCGGATAACACTCCAGTATTGCCATCTGACTCAAAACGGCTGCATGAAACGAAGATTTTATCAACGCCAGCAGTAAAGCCACGCGAGAAAAAGATTAGCAAAGCCTATTTTCCCAACTCCACGCAGCGAGTAGGGCATTTATTACAGCGTGTGATTCGGCGCTATCCGTTTTTTGCTCAACAGAGTGGATCGGATTGTGGTGCAGCTTGTTTAGTAATGGTGTCTCGCTATTGGGGGAAAAACTTTAGTGTCAATCGCCTGCGGGATATCGCCAATGTTGACCGCAATGGCTCATCACTGCGGGGGTTATCGGCGGCGGCGGAAAGTATTGGGTTTTCCACGCGACCTGTGAAAGCGAGTCTTGACCAATTAGCGAAGCAAAAATTGCCTGCGATCGCTCACTGTGAAGGCAAACATTACATCGTTGTCTACGAAATTACCCCTAAACATGTCATTGTAGCCGACCCTGCTATTGGGTAATGCAGCCTCAACCAGCGAATTTAAAGCCAACTGTTCCAAAATCTTTTTCAAATTATGGGCAATTTCTAACAACAAGATAATAAACAAAACTTAAGTCTATAGATAGTAGTAAATAATTTTAAGGCTGATCAAGAAAACTTCCGATTCAGAATTGTAAAACAGAGTTTATATTACAAACATCTCTAATCAGTATTTTTTACCCTTTCAAACAAAGCCCGATAAACAGGTTCACCTTTTTTTTGCGTGCCTATTTCCCGTTCTGTGGCAACTGGTAGCGGATTTTCTACTAACCATTCTCCTGTACCAATTTTCTGATAAGCTGGGTGAGCAGCAAAGCGATCGCGCATTTCCACAGCAACAAATTCCATATCTGATTGCAGAAATACAACTCCCCCAACTGCAAGATAATTAGCTAATTCTGCCACTAGTTCTGGTTGGACTACACGGCGTTTAGCATGGCGGGTTTTAAACCAAGGATCGGGGAATTGAATTGTAACGCGTTGTAAACTTCCTGGCGGTAGGGAAGATAAAAGGGAGTGCAGTGAGTTATTCACATTACAAAATAAGTAATGCAGGTTTGTGAAACCTAACTCAGAACGTAACTTATTCGCCTCCACTACCAGAGGTTCCCGAATTTCCAAGCCAAGAAAATTCCAGTTGGGTTCTATTTTGGCCATATTTACCAAAAATAGTCCTTTAGCACAGCCAATATCTAAATGTAGCGGTTGATTTGGCTTTGCATAAATTTGTTCCCAATCAAGTGGACTTGCTGGTGTTTGATACTTTTTACCAAGTGGATTAACATGCTGGCGGACTCGGACTGCTGCCAAAATTTTCTCTCCTTTACGTCAAAATCTCCTGTTAATTCTGATACTAATTTATACGAGTGTTCGTTTAATTACATCTTGGAAGGCTTTATCCAGTTCTGCTGTTTGTCTAAGTAGAAATGATCAACTAGGGTTTAATTTTTTAGACCTTATTTAGTGACAAGTCTAATAAATAACGGTTATAAAAGTAAGAGTTTGTAAAGCCAATTTAGATTGTTGCCTTAAATTTACCCTGTTATCTTTCAAATTAAGTAATTTTGCACTGAGCAACCTTTTAGTTCACTGCTCTTGTTAATTAGGTAGAGCTTATAAAATGTAAATTATTATACTCTATTTTTACTAGAGATTTGGGTTAGCTTTCCAGGCAAAAAATAGGCAATATATGCTAGAATTGTATCAAATTATGGCAGTTATTCAAGAGCAATTTAGAATAATTTTGCGCTTTGTTGAGTAAACAAGCTAAAATCTACGATTTTTGGAGATTTTTAGGTTATGACAACCTCACAGGAGAGGATTATCCCGATAGACTTGCGAACTGAAATGTCGCAGTCTTATCTGGAATACGCCATGAGCGTGATAGTGGGTCGGGCGTTGCCAGATGCCAGGGATGGTCTAAAACCTGTGCATCGTCGCATTCTCTACGCAATGCACGAGCTAGGTCTGCTCCACGATCGCCCCTTTAAGAAATGCGCCCGTGTAGTGGGGGAAGTGTTGGGTAAATATCACCCCCACGGTGACACAGCAGTATATGATGCCTTGGTGCGGATGGCGCAGGATTTTTCCATGCGATCGCCCCTAGTTAACGGACATGGTAACTTTGGTTCGGTAGACAACGATCCGCCAGCCGCCATGCGGTACACAGAATGCCGCTTACAAGCTTTAACTAGCGCAGGTCTACTGCACGACATCGAGTATGAAACCGTAGATTTCGCCGATAACTTCGACGGTTCCCAGCAAGAACCCACAGTCTTACCGGCGCGGATTCCCCAGCTGTTGCTCAACGGTTCCTCAGGGATTGCCGTGGGTATGGCAACCAACATTCCGCCGCACAATTTGGGCGAATTGATTGATGCTTTAGTGGCTGTAATCCACAATCCAGAAATCACCGATCTCGAATTAATGCAGTATGTCCACGGCCCAGACTTTCCGACTGGGGCGCAAATTTTGGGAACATCTGCCATTCGAGAAGCTTACACCACCGGGCGTGGTTCCATCACCATGCGTGGTGTCGCTAACATTGAAACCGTTGAACAACGGGGACGGCCAGATAGAGAAGCAATTATCATCACCGAATTGCCCTATCAAACCAATAAAGCGGCGCTGATTGAAAAAATCGCCGAAATGGTGAACGAGAAGCGCCTAGAGGGCATTGCAGATATCCGGGATGAAAGCGATCGCGACGGGATGCGAGTTGTCATCGAACTCAAGCGTGATGCTTATCCCCGCGTCGTTCTGAACAACCTCTACAAGCAAACGCCACTACAAGCCAACTTCGGCGCGAATATGCTGGCGTTGGTGAATAGCGAACCCCAAGTACTCACCCTCAAGCAGTTCTTAACCGTCTTCTTGGATTTCCGCATAGAATCCATTGCTAGACGCACCCGTTACGAGCTTCGGAAAGCCGAGGAACGCGACCATCTCCTGCAAGGATTATTAATTGCCCTATCTCAGTTAGATCCAATTATTGTTTTGATTCGCCATGCTCCCGATGCGCCGACAGCCAAAGGCGAATTAATCACAACTTACGGACTTTCGGAAGTGCAAGCAGATGCGATTTTGCAGATGCAATTGCGACGTTTGACTGCCTTAGAAGCAGACAAAATTCGT
It includes:
- a CDS encoding sensor histidine kinase, yielding MEINLQFPGINLISLKEAPIHISSQIQPHGVLLVLEEPELKILQVSTNTLKIFGISPENMLHKKLEDLLDPFQIERIKTGLSGENLDFINPTKVWVRKKGDEYVVFDAVFHRNTEGFLILELEPALTQENIPFLSFYHLARASINQLEKTANLRDFCQVIVQEVRKITEFDRVMLYKFDDDGHGSVVAEEKLESLEPYLGLHYPESDIPKPARKLFAANSIRIIPDAYSQPVKLFPVNNPISDRPINLTNSILRSAASCHTEYLHNMGVGASLTISLIKDQKLWGLIACHHQSPKQVSYELRKACEFLGRVIFSEISAREETEDYYHRINLTHLQSILIENMSQEENFIDGLVKNPQHLLDLASAQGAAVCFGGNCTVVGETPREEDLNFLVQWLKNNVEEEVFYTDSLPQIYPDAEGFKNVASGLLAIPIAKRNYVLWFRPEVIQTVNWGGDPNKAFEVSQSEGNVRLCPRKSFELWKETVRLTSLPWKDVEVKAALELRKAIVNIVLRQADELAQLAQDLERSNAELKKFAYVASHDLQEPLNQVVNYVQLLEMRYSEELDEDAQEFISYAVQGVSLMQTLIDDVLAYSKVDMQAIAFQMNDVETSLMRGLGNLRQRINETGATITHDPLPVVMADSTQLMQLFQNLIGNAIKFHSDQPPQIHVGAERIEDAWLFSVRDNGIGIDPKFSDRIFVIFQRLHTRDEYTGTGMGLAICKKIVECHRGRIWVESELGEGATFYFTIPVGGRELERRNGRKTQNHLFGRGQ
- a CDS encoding response regulator, which translates into the protein MSVETGERHKTIFLVEDNKADIRLIQEALKNSSVPYQVVTVRDGIDAMAYLRQEGEYADASRPDLILLDLNLPKKDGREVLAEIKADPVLKRIPVVVLTTSKNEDDIFHSYDLHVNCYITKSRNLNQLFQIVKSIEDFWLSTVTLPSE
- a CDS encoding hybrid sensor histidine kinase/response regulator, with translation MVVSYSVKILLIEDNLASARLLQEFLTQAQSQEFTLVHVTRLGEALQELSKCNYDVILLDLTLPDSQGLSSLPPLIGQAPSIPIVVLTNTNDEELAIEAVRQGAQDYLVKRQVNVDVLVRSLRYAIERKQVLESLRTVNETLQTRVEERTAELVKANELNQFKSEFVSMLSHDIRNPLNTILLAAGLLQNQDERLTKEKKLNHLQMIRSAIKNMAKLLDEVTFIGKADSGRLGYDLICLDLEAFCRQMVEEVRLLANEKHLTLVFASFGQLDEALWDESLLRHILGNLLSNAIKYSLPGGIVRFELIGQEKAVIFRVQDWGIGIPQENQKRLFQPFRRADNVGTIPGTGLGLAIAKKCVDAQGGEIVVNSQVGVGTTFTVTLPLLEV
- the trmB gene encoding tRNA (guanosine(46)-N7)-methyltransferase TrmB codes for the protein MAAVRVRQHVNPLGKKYQTPASPLDWEQIYAKPNQPLHLDIGCAKGLFLVNMAKIEPNWNFLGLEIREPLVVEANKLRSELGFTNLHYLFCNVNNSLHSLLSSLPPGSLQRVTIQFPDPWFKTRHAKRRVVQPELVAELANYLAVGGVVFLQSDMEFVAVEMRDRFAAHPAYQKIGTGEWLVENPLPVATEREIGTQKKGEPVYRALFERVKNTD
- the gyrA gene encoding DNA topoisomerase (ATP-hydrolyzing) subunit A, whose amino-acid sequence is MTTSQERIIPIDLRTEMSQSYLEYAMSVIVGRALPDARDGLKPVHRRILYAMHELGLLHDRPFKKCARVVGEVLGKYHPHGDTAVYDALVRMAQDFSMRSPLVNGHGNFGSVDNDPPAAMRYTECRLQALTSAGLLHDIEYETVDFADNFDGSQQEPTVLPARIPQLLLNGSSGIAVGMATNIPPHNLGELIDALVAVIHNPEITDLELMQYVHGPDFPTGAQILGTSAIREAYTTGRGSITMRGVANIETVEQRGRPDREAIIITELPYQTNKAALIEKIAEMVNEKRLEGIADIRDESDRDGMRVVIELKRDAYPRVVLNNLYKQTPLQANFGANMLALVNSEPQVLTLKQFLTVFLDFRIESIARRTRYELRKAEERDHLLQGLLIALSQLDPIIVLIRHAPDAPTAKGELITTYGLSEVQADAILQMQLRRLTALEADKIRLEHEELQAKITDLQDILARRERVLEIIETEVAQLKTNFATPRRTVILPGEGELDDRDLIANEKAIILVTEQGYIKRMPVNTFEAQSRATRGKAAAKVKDDDTIEHFLTCCDHDSILFFSERGVVYCLRAYQIPASSRTSRGTPIVQMLPIPKEEKITSIVPVDEFSNEEYLVMLTKGGNIKKTELAAFSHIRANGLIAISLEEGDQLRWVRRARVEDSVIIGSRNGMAINFRCNHEQLRPLSRATRGVKAMKLKNKDELVGMDILPAAILETLDIVTEAETEDIETIETEDIEITETNEESAEMPSSGIVGPWVLVITMGGYGKRVPVAQFRLQNRAGQGLMATKFKNRKTKDKLATLRIVNNDDDEIMMVTNRGIIIRQAVNAISIQSRSATGVRVQRLDEDDAITGVAIVPPDAADAEEAE